A genomic region of Bradyrhizobium sp. ORS 278 contains the following coding sequences:
- a CDS encoding ABC transporter ATP-binding protein translates to MTALLETRNITQRFSGLTANSDVSISVGRGEIVGLIGPNGAGKSTLFNLIAGAFKPTEGQILFDGEDVTALPAAERCQRGIGRTFQVVKSFESMTVIENVIVGSLVRTTNMRDARRKAHEVLAFCGLDARADVLASDLVPSEKRRLEVARALATEPKLLLLDEVLTGLTPVESQKGVELVRRVRDTGITVLMVEHVMEIVMPLVDRAIVLDLGKVLIEGSPKDVVRDPKVISAYLGDRHAVGA, encoded by the coding sequence ATGACCGCATTGTTGGAAACCCGCAACATCACCCAGCGCTTCTCGGGCCTGACCGCGAACTCCGACGTCTCGATCTCGGTCGGCCGCGGCGAGATCGTCGGCCTGATCGGTCCGAACGGCGCCGGCAAGTCCACCCTGTTCAACCTGATTGCCGGCGCGTTCAAGCCGACCGAAGGCCAGATCCTGTTCGACGGCGAGGACGTCACGGCGCTGCCGGCGGCGGAACGCTGCCAGCGCGGCATCGGCCGCACCTTCCAGGTGGTCAAGAGCTTCGAGAGCATGACGGTCATCGAGAACGTCATCGTCGGCTCACTGGTGCGTACCACCAACATGCGCGACGCCCGCCGCAAGGCGCATGAGGTGCTGGCCTTCTGCGGGCTCGATGCGCGCGCGGATGTGCTGGCGAGCGACCTCGTGCCGTCGGAGAAGCGTCGGCTGGAAGTGGCGCGCGCGCTGGCGACCGAGCCGAAGCTGCTGCTGCTCGACGAGGTGCTGACCGGTCTCACGCCGGTCGAGTCGCAGAAGGGCGTCGAGCTCGTGCGCCGCGTGCGCGACACCGGCATCACGGTGCTGATGGTCGAGCACGTCATGGAGATCGTGATGCCGCTGGTCGACCGCGCCATCGTGCTGGACCTCGGCAAGGTGCTGATCGAGGGCAGCCCCAAGGACGTCGTCCGCGACCCCAAAGTCATTTCGGCCTATCTGGGAGACCGCCATGCTGTCGGTGCGTGA
- a CDS encoding ABC transporter ATP-binding protein, which produces MLSVRDVTTAYQGLVAISNVSIDVEKGEIVCVAGANGAGKSTLLKSIAGAERPRAGSVTFDGHRIDGMAQHLITAKGIAYVPENRRLFPRLSVRDNLRLGSYLYRSEANREEPLEFAFKLFPRLSERLEQRAETLSGGEQQMLAIGRALMTRPRLLMLDEPSQGIMPKLVDEIFQAVKKIRDAGMTVLIVEQRMAECLEIADRAYILQTGRVLMQGTAAEISGNKDVRKAYLGL; this is translated from the coding sequence ATGCTGTCGGTGCGTGACGTCACCACCGCCTATCAGGGCCTGGTTGCGATCTCGAACGTCTCGATCGACGTCGAGAAGGGGGAGATCGTCTGTGTCGCGGGCGCCAATGGCGCGGGCAAGTCGACCTTGTTGAAGTCGATCGCCGGGGCCGAGCGTCCGCGTGCCGGCAGCGTCACCTTCGATGGCCACCGCATCGACGGCATGGCGCAGCATCTGATCACGGCGAAGGGCATCGCCTACGTGCCGGAGAACCGCCGGCTGTTCCCGCGGCTCTCGGTGCGCGACAATCTCCGGCTCGGCAGCTATCTCTACCGCAGCGAAGCCAATCGCGAGGAGCCGCTGGAGTTCGCATTCAAGCTTTTCCCGCGTTTGTCGGAACGGCTGGAGCAGCGCGCAGAGACCTTGTCCGGCGGCGAGCAGCAGATGCTGGCCATCGGCCGCGCGCTGATGACGAGGCCGCGGCTGCTGATGCTCGACGAACCGTCGCAGGGCATCATGCCGAAGCTGGTGGACGAGATCTTCCAGGCCGTGAAGAAAATCCGTGATGCGGGGATGACCGTGCTGATCGTCGAGCAGCGCATGGCCGAGTGCCTGGAGATCGCGGACCGTGCGTACATCCTGCAGACGGGGCGCGTGCTGATGCAGGGCACGGCCGCCGAGATCAGCGGCAACAAGGACGTGCGGAAGGCGTATCTGGGGCTTTGA